From Toxotes jaculatrix isolate fToxJac2 chromosome 1, fToxJac2.pri, whole genome shotgun sequence, a single genomic window includes:
- the arl6 gene encoding ADP-ribosylation factor-like protein 6, translated as MGLFDKLAGWLGLKKEVNVLCLGLDNSGKTTIINQLKPSNAQAQDIVPTIGFSIEKFKTSSLSFTVFDMSGQGRYRNLWEHYYKEGQAIIFVIDSADKLRMVVAKEELDTLLNHPDIKHRRIPILFFANKMDVRDALSSVKVSQLLCLENIKDKPWHICATDALKGEGLQEGVDWLQDQIKTMRT; from the exons ATGGGGCTGTTTGACAAGTTGGCAGGATGGTTGGGTTTGAAGAAGGAGGTGAATGTGCTGTGTCTCGGTCTGGACAACAGTGGAAAAACCACAATCATCAACCAGCTCAAGCCTTCCAAT GCCCAGGCACAAGACATTGTCCCAACCATTGGTTTCAGCATAGAGAAGTTCAAGACATCCAG TCTTTCCTTTACAGTGTTTGACATGTCGGGTCAAGGCAGATACAGAAACCTTTGGGAGCATTACTACAA GGAAGGCCAGGCTATCATATTTGTTATTGATAGTGCAGATAAACTGAGGATGGTTGTGGCTAAAGAAGAACTGGACACATTACTAAATCATCCTG ATATTAAACACAGGAGGATCCCCATCCTGTTCTTTGCTAATAAGATGGATGTCAGGGATGCTCTGTCTTCAGTCAAGGTctcacagctgctctgtttgGAGAACATCAAAGATAAACCCTGGCACATCTG TGCCACAGATGCTCTGAAAGGAGAAGGTTTACAGGAGGGAGTCGACTGGTTACAAG atcaaatcaaaacaatgagaaCATGA
- the slc5a7a gene encoding high-affinity choline transporter 1: protein MAIHVEGLVAIAVFYLLILFVGIWAAWKNKHSGEAEGTDRSETIMVGGRDIGLFVGGFTMTATWVGGGYINGTAENVYLPDSGLAWAQAPFGYALSLVVGGLFFAKPMRSRGYVTMLDPFQQLYGKRMGGLLFIPALMGEIFWSAAILSALGATLSVIVDINIKMSVVISALIAIFYTLVGGLYSVAYTDVVQLFCIFVGLWISVPFALSNPAVSDITVTAVKQVYQSPWRGSIHKSDTWVWIDNFCLLMLGGIPWQVYFQRVLSASSATYAQVLSFLAAFGCLVMAVPSVLIGAIGASTDWNQTTYGGTPPREKDEADMILPIVLQHLCPPYVSFFGLGAVSAAVMSSADSSILSASSMFARNIYQLAFRQSASDREIVWVMRITIFVFGGLATVMALVTGTVYGLWYLSSDLVYVIIFPQLLSVLFVKGTNTYGSVAAYLFGMVLRIGGGEPYLRLPPFIYYPGWTIEKRLHHMTGELEDVVIQKFPFKTVSMLASFLGNVVFSYLAKYLFESGKISHKYDFLDAVVSKHSGEIMDKTTLVTRGNNIGLSEMASVKPRLSVTLAAAFTRRDTLPTETVEEEEESSPDSSHHDEE from the exons ATGGCCATCCATGTAGAGGGGCTTGTGGCTATCGCGGTCTTCTATCTGCTGATCCTGTTCGTGGGCATCTGGGCGGCATGGAAGAACAAGCACTCTGGGGAGGCGGAGGGCACCGACCGCAGCGAAACCATCATGGTCGGCGGGAGAGACATTGGGTTATTTGTCGGTGGATTCACCATGACAG CGACCTGGGTTGGAGGAGGATACATCAATGGCACAGCTGAGAACGTCTATCTGCCGGATTCTGGTTTGGCTTGGGCACAGGCTCCCTTTGGATATGCCCTCAGTCTGGTTGTGG GGGGTCTTTTTTTCGCCAAGCCCATGCGCTCACGAGGTTACGTCACCATGTTGGACCCTTTCCAGCAGTTGTATGGGAAACGCATGGGTGGCCTTCTCTTCATACCTGCACTCATGGGTGAGATCTTCTGGTCGGCTGCCATCTTATCCGCCCTTG GTGCTACTCTGAGCGTCATCGTGGACATCAACATTAAGATGTCAGTGGTTATCTCAGCACTCATTGCAATCTTTTACACCCTGGTTGGAGGACTGTACTCTGTGGCCTATACTGACGTCGTGCAGCTCTTCTGCATCTTTGTTGGCCTG TGGATCAGTGTCCCCTTTGCTTTGAGCAACCCTGCAGTGTCCGACATCACTGTTACCGCAGTGAAGCAGGTGTACCAGTCACCCTGGAGAGGCAGCATCCACAAGAGCGACACCTGGGTCTGGATCGACAACTTCTGCCTCCTG ATGCTTGGAGGAATACCCTGGCAGGTGTATTTCCAGAGAGTTCTGTCTGCCTCCTCGGCCACCTACGCCCAGGTCCTCTCCTTCCTGGCTGCTTTCGGGTGCCTCGTCATGGCTGTGCCGTCCGTTCTCATCGGAGCCATCGGGGCCTCCACAG ACTGGAACCAGACAACTTATGGTGGCACGCCTCCTAGAGAAAAGGATGAAGCAGACATGATTCTACCCATCGTGCTCCAACACCTTTGCCCTCCATACGTCTCTTTTTTCGGTCTGGGTGCAGTGTCTGCAGCTGTCATGTCCTCTGCAGACTCTTCCATCCTGTCAGCAAGCTCCATGTTTGCGAGGAACATCTACCAGCTCGCCTTCAGACAGTCT GCGTCTGATCGTGAGATCGTGTGGGTGATGCGTATTACTATCTTTGTATTCGGTGGCCTTGCCACAGTGATGGCCCTGGTCACTGGGACAGTTTATGGCCTCTGGTACCTGAGCTCAGACCTAGTTTACGTCATCATCTTCCCCCAGCTGCTCAGTGTGCTCTTTGTCAAAGGCACCAACACGTACGGCTCGGTGGCTGCCTACCTGTTTGGCATGGTGCTGCGTATAGGTGGAGGTGAACCCTACCTGCGGCTGCCTCCTTTCATTTATTACCCCGGCTGGACCATTGAGAAGCGGTTGCACCACATGACTGGAGAACTGGAGGATGTTGTGATTCAAAAGTTCCCCTTCAAGACCGTTTCTATGCTCGCCTCCTTTCTTGGTAATGTTGTTTTCTCCTACCTGGCCAAGTACCTGTTTGAGAGCGGCAAGATTTCACACAAATACGACTTTCTCGACGCAGTGGTGTCCAAGCACAGTGGAGAGATCATGGATAAGACGACGCTTGTAACTCGTGGCAACAACATCGGGCTGTCGGAGATGGCATCCGTCAAACCGCGCCTGAGTGTGACCTTGGCAGCTGCCTTCACGCGCCGTGACACACTGCCGACAgaaacagtggaggaggaggaggagtccaGCCCTGACTCCTCCCACCACGATGAAGAATGA